In Porites lutea chromosome 1, jaPorLute2.1, whole genome shotgun sequence, a single genomic region encodes these proteins:
- the LOC140935498 gene encoding uncharacterized protein, with amino-acid sequence MLLQLSTDGVNPFSCNKVAYSMWPIMLSMLNLPRNVRSLFGNIMLAGIVPAQADGHEPKNIDPYLEVVVDEILDLSGVTFFDAFKGAPFTFKVSLLNYVLDYPGLGKVFTAAGPTALQGCMWCEIRGKFVSSLDKVVYLENRRFLPENHALRHQKKKFPDQKPEKRSRPEEVTSEDVLWNSVAHNRAKNRSQASNVMKATGSRGVNCFMLLPNHDRPNQAFPDMMHDVKNIVCAFFELFIGKGDSVKVRNAERDLGRFKNSWFVKDKQDDIPEEEQLNNGNFFQIILLFKRFYNSLYRGHMISNAIWNL; translated from the exons ATGCTGTTACAGCTGTCAACTGATGGTGTCAACCCATTCAGCTGCAATAAGGTGGCTTACTCTATGTGGCCCATAATGCTTAGCATGTTAAATTTGCCCAGGAATGTTCGTAGTCTCTTTGGAAATATTATGCTGGCTGGTATAGTTCCAGCCCAAGCAGATGGTCATGAGCCAAAAAACATAGATCCCTATCTTGAAGTGGTAGTTGACGAAATTTTGGATCTTTCTGGTGTCACTTTCTTTGATGCTTTCAAGGGTGCTCCATTTACTTTTAAAGTTTCTTTACTGAATTATGTTCTTGATTACCCTGGTCTGGGAAAAGTGTTTACTGCAGCAGGTCCAACTGCCTTGCAAGGATGTATGTGGTGTGAGATCAGAG gAAAATTTGTGTCAAGTTTGGACAAAGTGGTGTATCTCGAGAACAGACGTTTCCTCCCAGAGAACCATGCTTTGCggcaccagaaaaaaaaatttcctgacCAGAAACCCGAGAAAAGGTCACGCCCAGAAGAGGTAACCTCCGAGGATGTTCTTTGGAACTCTGTAGCCCACAACAGAGCAAAAAACAGATCCCAAGCCAGCAATGTGATGAAGGCAACTGGTTCTcggggtgttaactgttttatgTTATTGCCCAATCACGATAGACCAAATCAAGCTTTTCCAGACATGATGCATGATGTAAAGAACATTGTTTGTGCATTTTTTGAATTGTTCATTGGAAAAGGAGATAGTGTGAAAGTAAGAAATGCTGAGAGAGACTTGGGACGATTCAAAAATTCTTGGTTTGTGAAAGACAAACAGGATGACATACCTGAGGAAGAACAACTCAAcaatggtaatttttttcaaattatattactttttaaaagGTTTTACAACAGTTTGTATAGGGGTCACATGATTTCAAATGCAATTTGGAATTTATAA
- the LOC140935507 gene encoding uncharacterized protein — protein sequence MINKYKDEACQRPVLKIQEQPVNTTLTVIENTLHQALHAEEEETGFTFSPSEELFVMVGSRKVARASFIRHSKGDSDYLKLVLQGSYMSNADKIKLSGPNKEKFLQDIKVRNWMIKRYLLSTCRLSKSNLHPNIQSTF from the exons ATG attaacaaatacaaagatGAGGCCTGCCAACGGCCTGTACTTAAAATACAGGAACAGCCGGTGAATACTACGCTAACTGTAATAGAAAACACTCTTCATCAAGCTCTGCATGCTGAGGAAGAAGAGACCGGTTTCACCTTTTCACCAtc GGAGGAGTTGTTTGTAATGGTCGGATCCAGAAAGGTTGCAAGAGCATCTTTTATACGCCATTCTAAAGGAGACA GTGATTACTTGAAGCTTGTTCTTCAGGGAAGCTACATGAGTAATGCTGACAAAATCAAACTAAGTGGGCCTAACAAGGAGAAATTTCTTCAAGACATCAAGGTACGTAACTGGATGATCAAACGTTATTTATTGAGTACCTGTAGGCTATCAAAATCAAATTTACACCCAAATATTCAATCAACTTTTTAG